The following are encoded in a window of Ricinus communis isolate WT05 ecotype wild-type chromosome 4, ASM1957865v1, whole genome shotgun sequence genomic DNA:
- the LOC8274310 gene encoding myb family transcription factor IPN2 isoform X2 produces MFHTKKPSNMNSHDRPMCVQGDSGLVLTTDPKPRLRWTVELHERFVDAVTQLGGPDKATPKTIMRVMGVKGLTLYHLKSHLQKFRLGKQPHKEFSDPSIKDGPALDLQRSAASTSAMMGRSMNEMQMEVQRRLHEQLEVQRHLQLRIEAHGKYMQNMLEKAYQTLAGENMASGSYKGIGNQGVPDLGAMKDFGPLNFPQFQDLNIYGGDQLDLQQNMDRPSLDGFMPNNDHICLGKKRSSPYSGSGKSPLIWSDDLRLQDLGSAPTCLGPPDDLFKSDQIQIAPPSMDRGTDLDSISDIYETKPMLQGDAMGEKKFDASTKLERPSPRRAPLPTDRMSPMINSGAMPQDRNSPFG; encoded by the exons atgTTCCATACAAAGAAACCCTCAAATATGAATTCCCATGATAGACCCATGTGTGTTCAAGGTGACTCTGGTCTTGTCTTAACTACTGACCCTAAACCTCGTCTGCGTTGGACTGTCGAACTTCATGAACGCTTTGTGGACGCTGTTACTCAACTTGGAGGCCCAGATA AGGCCACTCCAAAGACCATTATGAGAGTCATGGGTGTGAAGGGTCTTACCCTTTACCACCTCAAAAGCCATCTTCAG AAATTCAGACTTGGAAAGCAACCACACAAGGAATTTAGTGATCCCTCAATTAAGGATG GTCCAGCATTAGATCTTCAGCGAAGTGCAGCTTCTACTTCTGCAATGATGGGCCGCAGTATGAATGA GATGCAAATGGAAGTGCAGAGAAGACTGCATGAACAATTAGAG GTACAAAGGCATCTTCAATTAAGGATTGAAGCGCATGGGAAGTACATGCAGAACATGTTAGAGAAAGCTTATCAAACACTTGCAGGAGAAAACATGGCCTCTGGAAGCTACAAAGGAATTGGAAATCAAGGAGTTCCTGATTTGGGTGCAATGAAGGATTTTGGGCCTCTAAATTTTCCACAATTTCAAGACCTCAACATTTATGGAGGTGATCAACTTGATCTCCAACAAAATATGGACAGGCCGTCTCTTGATGGCTTCATGCCAAATAATGATCACATTTGCTTGGGAAAGAAGAGGTCTAGTCCTTACAGCGGCAGCGGCAAGAGCCCTTTGATTTGGTCTGATGATCTACGTTTGCAAGATCTTGGATCAGCACCAACATGTCTAGGACCTCCAGATGATCTTTTCAAAAGTGACCAGATTCAGATTGCTCCACCATCAATGGATAGAGGAACCGATCTGGATTCAATATCAGACATTTATGAAACGAAGCCAATGCTTCAAGGTGATGCAATGggtgaaaagaaatttgacGCATCAACAAAGCTTGAAAGGCCATCACCAAGAAGAGCACCCCTTCCAACTGACAGGATGAGCCCTATGATCAATTCTGGTGCTATGCCGCAGGACAGAAATTCACCGTTTGGGTGA
- the LOC8274310 gene encoding myb family transcription factor IPN2 isoform X1, whose product MFHTKKPSNMNSHDRPMCVQGDSGLVLTTDPKPRLRWTVELHERFVDAVTQLGGPDKATPKTIMRVMGVKGLTLYHLKSHLQKFRLGKQPHKEFSDPSIKDGPALDLQRSAASTSAMMGRSMNDNSHMVDAIRMQMEVQRRLHEQLEVQRHLQLRIEAHGKYMQNMLEKAYQTLAGENMASGSYKGIGNQGVPDLGAMKDFGPLNFPQFQDLNIYGGDQLDLQQNMDRPSLDGFMPNNDHICLGKKRSSPYSGSGKSPLIWSDDLRLQDLGSAPTCLGPPDDLFKSDQIQIAPPSMDRGTDLDSISDIYETKPMLQGDAMGEKKFDASTKLERPSPRRAPLPTDRMSPMINSGAMPQDRNSPFG is encoded by the exons atgTTCCATACAAAGAAACCCTCAAATATGAATTCCCATGATAGACCCATGTGTGTTCAAGGTGACTCTGGTCTTGTCTTAACTACTGACCCTAAACCTCGTCTGCGTTGGACTGTCGAACTTCATGAACGCTTTGTGGACGCTGTTACTCAACTTGGAGGCCCAGATA AGGCCACTCCAAAGACCATTATGAGAGTCATGGGTGTGAAGGGTCTTACCCTTTACCACCTCAAAAGCCATCTTCAG AAATTCAGACTTGGAAAGCAACCACACAAGGAATTTAGTGATCCCTCAATTAAGGATG GTCCAGCATTAGATCTTCAGCGAAGTGCAGCTTCTACTTCTGCAATGATGGGCCGCAGTATGAATGA TAACTCACACATGGTTGATGCGATTAGGATGCAAATGGAAGTGCAGAGAAGACTGCATGAACAATTAGAG GTACAAAGGCATCTTCAATTAAGGATTGAAGCGCATGGGAAGTACATGCAGAACATGTTAGAGAAAGCTTATCAAACACTTGCAGGAGAAAACATGGCCTCTGGAAGCTACAAAGGAATTGGAAATCAAGGAGTTCCTGATTTGGGTGCAATGAAGGATTTTGGGCCTCTAAATTTTCCACAATTTCAAGACCTCAACATTTATGGAGGTGATCAACTTGATCTCCAACAAAATATGGACAGGCCGTCTCTTGATGGCTTCATGCCAAATAATGATCACATTTGCTTGGGAAAGAAGAGGTCTAGTCCTTACAGCGGCAGCGGCAAGAGCCCTTTGATTTGGTCTGATGATCTACGTTTGCAAGATCTTGGATCAGCACCAACATGTCTAGGACCTCCAGATGATCTTTTCAAAAGTGACCAGATTCAGATTGCTCCACCATCAATGGATAGAGGAACCGATCTGGATTCAATATCAGACATTTATGAAACGAAGCCAATGCTTCAAGGTGATGCAATGggtgaaaagaaatttgacGCATCAACAAAGCTTGAAAGGCCATCACCAAGAAGAGCACCCCTTCCAACTGACAGGATGAGCCCTATGATCAATTCTGGTGCTATGCCGCAGGACAGAAATTCACCGTTTGGGTGA